In Acidisarcina polymorpha, the DNA window GCTCCGGGATTTCGCGATTGCGTTCTGGCCCGGTCGGTACTCTCTCCCGCCAGACTTGAGTCGATGGACGCAAATCTGGTCGGAGGGGACATCAATGGAGGCGCGATGGGAGTTTCGCAGTTTTTGTTTCGCCCGACCCGGCATTATTACCGGACCTCGGCTCGGGACATTTATCTTTGCTCGTCGTCGACCCCGCCTGGGGGAGGTGTCCACGGAATGTGCGGCTATCATGCCGCGAAGATGGCGTTGGCGTCATTGAAGCAGTAACCTTCCGCGCAAATGAGAAGATGAAGCGATGACCATTCTCTTTCGCCCTGAACTTGTCTACACCGGAGACCGCTTCGAGGGTGGCAAGCAGATAGTGGTCGCGGATGACGGCATCATCCAGGGCATTGAGGATTGGAGTATCGCGGATTCCGGCGAAGTTGCGGGAGCGACGATCGAAAATCTGCCTGGACGCGCGATGCTGCCGGGAATGATCGACGTCCACTCGCACAGCTTTCAACGGACTATTCGTGGATCGGTTGAATCGCGCCTGAAGGCTGGTCCGAACTTCTGGTCGTGGCGCGATGCCATGTATCGGGCCGCAAACCGGTTTTCCCCCGAAGAGTTGTACACGATCGCGTGCATGGCGTTCATGGAAATGGCCCTAGCCGGCATCACCACGGTTGGTGAATTCCACTATGTTCATCGCGACCGCGATGGCTCGCCGTACGAAAATCCAAACGAGATTGCACTGCAAGTTATCCGTGCCGCAAACGACGTGGGTATACGAATCGCCCTCCTTCGCGTGGCCTACGTCCGCGCGGGATTTAACAAACCCGCCGATGCTGGGCAAAGGCGCTTCATCGAACCGACTTCGGAAGAGTTCCTGACGAATACCGACGCACTTCGGAGCGCGCTGCGAGAAAGCGGAGAGTCGGCATGGATAGGAGTTGCGCCGCATAGCATTCGCGCGGTGCCGATCGACTATTTGCGCGAGATAACCGCCTGGGCGAGGTCCGAGAGGCTGCCGGTTCATATGCATGTGGCCGAGCAACCGGCAGAGAATGACGCCTGCATGGAGGAGTATGGGACGACGCCCTTCGCGCTGTTGGACCGCGAAGGCATTCTGGAGGAAAAATTTACTGCTATCCACGGCATTCACCTCAGCGCCGGGGAGATTGCCGCGCTCGGGCGCAGCGGCGCGATCATTGGCGCGTGTCCGACTACCGAACGCAACCTCGGGGATGGCATCCTGCCGGCAGATGCGCTGATGCGGGCCGGCGTGCGGATCGCCTTCGGCTCCGACAGCCTGACGCAGATCGATCCCCTGGAAAATGCGCGGGAACTTGAATATAACCTTCGCCTCAAGCAGCTCGAACGCGCGGTTCTCGACAACGTCGATGGCACCGCATTGCCGCAGCGGCTTTTCGCTTGCTCAACGGTAAACGGAGCGGCATCGCTGGGCGCAAATGCTGGAACGCTGGCACCAGGAATGCCGGCCGACTTCTTTAGCGTCGATTTCCACGATCCCTCGATCGCCGGCAGCGGACCAGAAGAACTGCTCGCCAGCATCGTTTTTGGGCTGGCGAAGACCGCAATCGCCGAGGTCGCCGTGAATGGGCGATTCCTCGTTCAAGGAGGCCGTCATCAACGCCAGGAAGCAGTGATCCGCGATTACGCGGCACTTATGCGACGGCAGGCTGGTGTCTATGACTGATCCTGCAGAGTTGCTGCGTGAGTTAGTGGGGGTTTCCTCTGTCTCCCGCGAGTCCAACCACGGGGTTATCTCAGTTGCTGAAGTGGTGCTTGCCCAGGCTGGCTGGCGTTTCCGGCAATATGCCTATGTCGATGCACTCGGGGTAGTGAAAACCAATCTTGTAGCCTGGCCGAGTCAGAATTCCGCCGATGACATGCATTTCCGGTTAGCCCTGGTATGTCACACCGACACCGTACCGTACTCAACTAATTGGGCTGATGCGACCAAGCTGATTGAGGATGGACCGGATCTTAAGGGATGCGGCGCCTGCGACGTGAAGGGGTTTCTGGCATGTATTCTGGCTGTCGCCGCCACCATCGACGCCGCGTCGCTTACGAAGCCACTGTGTATCGTCTTGACGGCCGATGAGGAGATCGGTTGTCTAGGCGCACGCCACTTAGTGGAGTCGCAGGCGCTCCGCGCTGATTACGCGATTATCGGCGAGCCTACATCCTTGCAGCCGATCAGCGCTGGAAAGGGATATTGCCTCGCCGAAGTTACAGTCAACGGCAGAGAGGCGCACAGCGCTTTTCCCGACAACGGGAAGTCTGCAATCTTCGGCGCGGCGAGGTTGATTGTGGAGATCGAGAAGATTGCCGAGCAGCTCAAGGAGTTTCGAAGGGACAACTTCTCGCCACCGTGGACTACTTTGAATGTGGGCGAGATCCAAGGCGGTCTGGCTAAGAATATCGTTCCGCCTGCGTGCCGCTTTCTTCTCGAGTGGCGTCCGGTGGCTGACCAGGATCCTGAGTTCGTGCTTGAGCTTGTAAGAGGTGCGGTCCAGAGATTGGAGCAGTTAGATCCCCTGTTTCACTGCGAGCTAAAAGTCCTTCGCGTGCAGGAAGGCTTCGTCAGTTCCCCAGATAGCGAGTTATTAATGTCGTTGATACAGGCGACCGGCAAACCTCCTGCGTCCGTCGCGTTTGGCACCGAAGCTCCCTGGTTGCAGAGGCTGGGCGCGGAGACCGTGGTCTTCGGTCCGGGATCGATGAATTCGGCGCATAGTCCGCGGGAGTTTGTTCCAAGAGAAGAGTTATACCGCTGCATGGATGTACTTACCGAGGCGATTTACAACTTATGCCGTTAACAAGTTATCGTTCGCGCCAATGCTCGAGGATAAAGCTGTCGGTCATGCCGGCGATGTAGTCGGCGACCACTCGTGGACTGCCATCGCGAGCGACCATGGAGAAGTAAGCGTTCGGAAGCAGCTCAGGATTTCGTACCCAGTCGCGAAACAAGCCGCCCACCACTTCCTCGGCTTGCTTGTGGTTACGGAGAATCTCCTCGGAGACATAAAGGCACGCGTGCAGGTATTCTTTGGCTTGACGGCGCTCAGCCTCTCTTTCCGGAGACAAGGACGCGAACCGTTCGGGATGACGGCGAATCGACTCGAGCGAAGTAGCTCCAGCATTCTTAACCCGTCTTGCTGTCTCCCGGATGAGATCGCCGGTAAGCTCATTCAACATACGCGTCAGCGCGCCGGCGAGCAACAATTTGCTGGCGGCGCGGGGGTGTTGTTGCTCCATGCGCGTGTGGGCGCGATCGAAGATTGCCACATGTTTGCGCACATCCTGTAACTCCAGAATGCCGGCCTCGAGCCCGTCATCGATGTCTGCCGTCAGGTAGGCTATCTCGTCGGCGAGATCGATGAGCTGAGCTTCGAGTGGAGGCCGCTGATCCAGAAAATACGCAGCAAGTTCAGGATGGTCCGCCGCCTTGTAATCGCGAGAGTGCTTGACTATACCTTCGCGTACGCCAAGAGTCAGATTCAAGCCGGGATGCGCAGCGTAGCGTTGCTCGAAGTGCTCAACGATCCTTAAGGCATGCAGGTTGTGATCGAAGATCAATCCGTGTTCGCGCATTGCGGCGTCGAGGGCCCGCTCACCCGCGTGGCCGAAGGGCGGGTGCCCGATGTCATGAACGAGGGCGAGCGTTTCAGTCAGTTCCTGGTTCAAACCGAGAGCTCCGGCAACCGTCCGGGCGATCTGCGAAACTTCGAGCGTGTGAGTGAGCCGGCTGCGGAAATGATCGGAATAGCGATTCGAAAAGACTTGAGTCTTGCCAGCCATGCGGCGGAACGACCGGGCATGAGTCACGCGTCCCCGGTCGCGCTCGAAGGCGGTCCGGTAAGCGTGGGCATTCTCTGGATAGGCGCGGGCGGTAAGCGGGTCCTGGCTTCCCCCGCCATCGACAGCGCAAGCAGAGAGATCCACTTGCTTCACTTCCAAATTGTTGGTACCAGGCTCGCTCACGAAATTAGTTTAGAGCAAAGGCGGAGTTGCCGTAAGCTGCAGGGGAATCGTCCTATAGGCCTTTGCCCGGAAGAAAACGAAGAACGCCGTGAGTGTTCCACAAGACACTTCCACATGACACCTGGACTGCTTGTGCTTTATTACAGGTCCCGCTTGACCGTGGCCTCGATGTATCCGTGAGGTTCATCAGTGGGGACGAAGATCTGGTTGGGGTTGTCTTGTCCAAACGGACTCAGATCCACGAGCAGGCAATGTTTGTTTGGCATCGTCAGGGTGACATCCAGGATGTTGGCCACTTGATCGAGCGCCGCCGCGGCCATGGCAAAGAGGGTGTGCTGGACGGACAAGCTCTTGTGTTCGGCAAAGGCTGACAAGAGGGCGGTGCGAACTTGAGGGCGCACCCGATCGAAATGTAGAGAGTCTGAGTCATAGGTCCAACTTGCGGTCACATCCGTTCCAAGGAGCCGGTCGCTGGTTTCGCGGAGGGTAGTGAATCTGTCCTTGATGTAACCCGAGAAGCTTGAATCCGATGTTTTCAAGATGACCAGCCCGCTTATCCCAGCGACGACAGAGACCGTTCCGCCGCGCGTCGCAGTGACGATGACGGTCTGCCGTTCCCCGCTTTGCTGGTGGAAGGTGGTGGGATGCAGATGACCGTCGAGCATCAGGTGGTCCCACGATGTTTCTTTGATGTCGATCGAGACGGTCCGCGCTTGAGAATAATTACTCAGGAAGTGAGCGGCCAATTCTTTCCCGAAGTCTTCGATACAGGTCGCGGTCGACTCCCGGGCGAGAGAATACACGGTGTTCTTCATGGTGTCGGTGGGCAGAACCTCACTGTTGTCGCCGGAACCAAAGCAGTTTTCATAGTCGCCTTGAATGAGGATGTTGACGCTCCACTCGCACACTGAGTGGACTCTACTTTCCCGATTCACTTTGACGAGCCTGACCCGCGACTTGCCGTACCGATTCTCGCCCAGTAAGGCCATGATTCAAGATCCTCGATAAGTAGTGTAGCCGTGTTGGCTCAGTAGCAAGGGTAAGTGGTAGTGAGTGCTGCCGGGAACGACCGAGAAGGACACGATCACCTCCGGATAGAACGACGCATCCTGATAATTTCCCGTTTGGAAGATCAAGCGATAACTGCCCGCACTGACATCCTGTGGAGGGAGAACTTCGTCGCAACGGCCGTCAGCATCTGTATCTCGAGAGGCTATCTCTACCCAGTGGCCAAATTCGAACCGGTACAGACGCACGGGTACATTGGCGGCGGGTTTTCCAAGACTGAGATCGAGAACGTGAGTAGAGATTCCGCTCATGGAGTGAACAACTTTCTTAGCCGAAGGCTAGTGATCTGCCGCTGTTGTTCGGCGGCGTTGTTGATTTCTACGGTTGTCGGGTTATTGAGACGATCTTCTAAGATCGTAAGCAGTTCGCCGGCGGACCTTCCGCTGGCGCAAACGATGTAGATGAAACCGTGACGCTGTTCATAGGCGCGGTTCTTCTTGGCGATTTGGTCGAGAACGCTGGCATCCCCATTGCATACATCGGATTGCTCTTGCTTCGACCAGGTCGTAAATTGACGCGAAGCGCCAGAGGTCTGCTCGCCGATGCGGGGATGGCAGGCGAAGGCTTCGAGCCAGTCAGCTTCGGTAAGTGACCACCATATATCGTCGGCGGCCGCGATGGCGGCATCGATGCCGGCATAAGGTCTCGACGCGACCAACCGCGTCGCGAACGCGCGAGAGCCGCAGCAAGCGAGGACCTTAACAAAGGCTTCCTCCGAACCAAGGCCATTCCAGTCGGCGAATGCGGTCACGCTGGATACTCCGTTGCATTCGCCAGGTGGGCAAGCGTCTCCGCGAGAATGAGCACGCCGGTAGTGATCTGTTCCGCTGAAGAGTATTCGTCGGGGCGATGGCTGATGCCATCGCGGCAGGGAATAAAGATCATCCCGGCAGGCGCGATCCGGGAGACAAAGAGCGAGTCATGATAGGCGCGGCTGACCATCGAACGCGATGAAATCTGGTGGCGTTCGCAAGACCTCCGGATTGCGCTGATGATGACAGCGCTACATTCGGCGGGTGAATCCGCATTGAGCTGATTGATCTCGATGGCAACGCCCCGGCGCTCACCGATCTCGCGACAGGCACTGTACAGGCTCTCCAGTAATAGATCGCGGCGCGCAAGATCGGTATCGCGCAGATCGAGCGTAAGCTTCACCTTGCTCGGGATGCTGTTCACGGCACCGGGAAAGAGATCGCACTTACCGATGGTTGCGACAGTATCGACGGCTCCCGAACTGCGAGCAAGCCGCTCTATGATAGTGGCCAACTCTGCAGCAGCCATGAACGCGTCCTTGCGGTCGGCCATGAGCACGGTTCCGGCATGACCGCCTTGACCTTCAATCGCGATATTGAAACTGGCTGGAGCGGCGATGCTGGTAACGATGCCGATCGCGGTCCCTTCTGTGTCGAGGATGGGGCCTTGCTCGATGTGAAGCTCCACAAACGCGGAGTAATAGCCACTCGGGAGCAAGACCTGTTCGAGATCGCCGCTGAAGCCTGCTTCGCCGCGCAAGCTGTCGAGGGAGGCTCCTTCGGCATCGCGAAGTTCGCTAGCGGCGCCTGGCGACAATGAGCCTGCAAGCATTCGGCTGCCCAGACAGCCGATACCGAAGCGAGTAGGCTCTTCAGCGGTGAAGAGGAGCAACTCGATGGACCGCTTCGGCCGGAAGCCGCTTCTCTGCAGTGCGCGAAGGGCTTCGAGCGCTCCGAGTACGCCAACCGTGCCGTCGTACTTCCCAGCGTTTGGGATTGCATCGATGTGGGAGCCAGTTCCGACTGGCGAGAGTTGCGGGTCGCTGCCGACCCAACGCGCAAAGGTGTTGCCGATCGCATCTTCCCGCACGCTGAGACCAGCCTCAGCGAAGAGCGCCTTCAGCCAAGTCCGGGCCTGACGGTCTGCTGGAGAAAAGACAATGCGCGTCACTACGGGCGCCGCCTCCGAGGAAAATGCGGCGAGTTGATCTAATTCGTCTTCTAACCGAGGTTGATCGATGTGAAGTTCCATAGCTTACGCGAGCGGATTACGATTCCAATCTTTGTAGATAAGATACTTTGCCGGAACTTTGCCCAGAGCACCGAACCACTGGGGACAGTAGGGAGCCATCCAGATAAAATCTCCCGCGGTCACTGGATACCAGCTCTCGTCGAGACGATAGATTCCGCCGCCTTGAAGCATCAGCAAGCCGTGCTCCATCACATGCATTTCTACCATCGGGAGAACAGCCCCAGGTTGATATTCCATGATGTTCACCGCGAAGTCGAAGGCCATCGTATCCGGCAGCAAGGAACGCACCTGAAGCGCTGTATCGCCCATCAGTGGTTGCGACGGAAGATCCGATTCTCTTCCGAAGATCGCTGCCGGCGGCTCCAGGCCGTCCAGCGCGAGATAAGGTTTTTCGAAGACCTCTATGCGTGAATCAACGGAAGCTACGACGTGGTGGTCAAGCCCTTGAGGCAGATAGGCGAAGCCACCCTGTTCCAGTGCATATTGAGTCGCGGAGAGCGTCACCGTCACCGCTCCGTCGAGAACATAAATGAACCGCTGGGCCGGGACTGGGTCAAGGCTGCCGGTAGTTGCCATCTCCGCCGTGTACTGCGCGAAACGGGCTCCGTTCGCTGGCGACGCGTGGACGATGGCCATGGCGTCCCGCATGCCCGGCAGGCGAGTGCGGACGAAGGTGTCCGGGGTCTGGAGGAGATGGGTTGGCTTCGACGTGCTGCGGGTAGCTCCGAGGTTCTGCACGAGATACTTTCCGATCCAGTGATGAAAGCGAGACTACAGATTTTTCTGGACAGTGGGCGGCGGATTCAGATGTTTGAGAAAGTATAAGCCAGCATCGAGAGCTGCCTGTACGTCTTCGACCAGCACTGTTTCGTCGGGATGGTGGCTGATGCCAGCAGGGCTGCGAAGAAAAAGCATGGCAGATGGGAGCTTCCGGGCGAGCACCATGGCATCATGCCCGGCGCCGCTGTTCATGCGATGTCCGTCGCGGCCGGTGGCGGCGACTGCTGCTGCGAGCGAGTCGCGCAGCCCTCGATCCAGAGGAATTGCCGGCTGATCGAGCTTCTTTTGCAGGCTGAGTTGAAGACCTCGGGTTGAAGCAATCTGTCGGCCGTTGGCCTCCATGTCGTCTGCGGCCGCATGCCTGGTGGCATCGTCCGTGTGGCGAAGATCGAGGCTCAACCGGACCTCCGACGGGATCACGTTGGTCGCGCCCGGCGTGACTTCGAGTCGACCGACAGTTGCCACCAGGCCGTTTGTGATTCGAGCCTGTTGTTCGACAGCACCGATCCATTCTGCTGCTCCCGTCAATGCGTCGTGGCGAAGAGACATGGGAGTGGTTCCAGCGTGGTTGGCTTTTCCATGGAACGTCAGTTCATAGCGGCTCTGTCCGGCGATCGCTTCGACGATGCCCAGAGGAGCATTCAGCTGGTCGAGCACCGGACCTTGTTCGATGTGAAATTCTAGAAAAGCGAATGTCGCTGGATTGAGTAAGGCTGCGTGCAGCTCAGACAAATTCAAGCCAAAGCTCTCCATGGCTTGGGCGACGCTTACTCCACGCGGGTCGGTCAACTGGAGCAGGGGAGCATCGATGTCTCCGATCAGGGCGCGGCTGCCAATAAAAGGCACACCGAAGCGGACTCCTTCCTCTTCGGAAAAGGCGACGATTTCGATATCGTAGTCGAGCCGGTCTGCTTCGAGACCTTCGATGAGGGCTAGCCCCATAATGACTCCGAGAACACCGTCAAAGGCGCCGGCATTCGGCACTGTATCGATGTGCGAACCGATGAGCAAGCGACCGGCATTCTGTCGCTTCCCTGGATAGAGACCACGGAGATTTCCTACTGCGTCGATGCTCGGGCGCATGCCAAGCCGGTCCATCCAGCTGCGCAGAAAATCGTGCACCCGGCGGGTTGCCGGAGAGAGATAAGTCCGGACGAGGTAAGCCGGGTTGTCGCTGAATCCGGCGATTTCCTGACAGGCTTCGACGACCTTGTGCGCCCGGAACGAAGCTGTGCTCTTCAATGCCGTAGTTCCATCCCGAGTGGTTGGTCCGCAAAGGCGTTGTTCGAGAAGACCCGGCTGCCGCGGAGAAACGTAGCTTTCACAGTGCCAAACAAATTCTCGCCCACATAGGGGGAGACGGAATGGCGAAAGTGCAGCCGCTCCGGGGTGACCGTGAATGCTGCCTCCGGGTCGAAGACCACGAGATCGGCATCGAATCCGGCTGCGATCTTGCCTTTGCGCCCGCTGAGACCGGCTAGCTTTGCTGGCGCCTCAGCCATCCACCGCCCGACATAGGTGAGCGGCAGACCGCGCAGCCGAAGCTCGGTCCAGAGGACTGGCAGGCTAAGGGAGAGCCCGGCAATACCTCCCCAGGCCTGCTTGAAGTCGCCAGTGTCATGGCGCTTCATCTCCAGCGGGCAGGGAGAGTGATCGCTGGCGACGAAATCGATGACGCCGCTCAGCAGCGCCTCCCAAAGGCAGTTCTGGTTAATTTTATTGCGGATCGGCGGCGCGCACTTGAAGAGCGTCGCTCCGTCGGGAATTTGCTCTGCCGCGAAATGCAGATAGTGAGGACAAGTCTCGACAGTGATCGGTAAACCCTCGGAGCGGGCGTCGCCGAGGATCGCCAGCGCCTGCGCAGACGACAGATGCACGATATGGATCGGGGTCTTGAACTCGCGGCAAAGATCGATCAAGAGTCGAATCGCGCTGACTTCGGCTTCGTCCGGTCGCGACGCCAGGTAGGTCGCATATTTCGTCCAGTCGGCGTCAGCCAGTGAAGCCTCTGCTTCTTCAAGCGGCGCGGCAAGCTCGGCATGAACCAGCAAAGGAAGACCGCTCCCGGCAACGTGAGGCAGTGCGGCGCGCAGCTGATTTTCGTCGACCATCGTGAAGCCTTCGATACCGGGATAGATGAGGAAGCACTTGAATCCGGGCACCCCGGCGGCGGCGAGCGGTGCGATCTGTTGCTGATTATCGCGAACGATGCCGCCCCAGGGCGCCCAATCGACCCAGCATTTGCCCTGGGCGGCGGCCCGCTTTTGCTCGAGCGCCTCGACGGTGACGGTTTCGGGCAGACAATTAAGCGGCATGTCCACCAGCGTCGTGTACCCGCCAGCGGCAGCCGCGCGGGTCGCTGTCGCGAAACCTTCCCATTCAGCCCGGCCCGGCTCATTGATGTGAACGTGGGGATCGACCAACCCCGGAAGGAGGCAGTCAGCGCCAAAATCCTGTACGGTGTAGCCTTCGGGAACAGCGTATCCGTGGGTGACGGATTCGATGTGTCCACCGGACACCAGGACGGTTGCCGGGCCGATGCCTTCGGGCAGCACAACCCGGCTTGAAAGAAATGCTTGGCGATCCATGGACAATTCCATACTCTGATGTCAGAAGACCTCGTCGCATGCAAGTAAGTCAAATTGATCGCTCTGAAAGGATTTCCTCAGATGGCGGCAGACTACTCCTTTATGGAACTCGCGATCGACCTGGCGATGAAAAATGTGGAGACAGGATCGGGCGGACCCTTTGGCGCGGTGATCGTGAAGGACGGCAAAGTAATTGCCAGCGCCGCCAACTGCGTCACCGCTACTAACGATCCGACTGCCCACGCAGAGATCGTTGCCATTCGGAAGGCCTGCCAGGCCCTGGGGAGCTTCCAGCTGGACGGATGCGAAATTTACACCAGCTGCGAACCATGCCCCATGTGCCTTGGAGCGATGTATTGGGCGCGCCCTCAAGAGGTCTACTATGCCAACACCCGCGCCCACGCCGCCGAGGCCGGCTTT includes these proteins:
- the uraD gene encoding 2-oxo-4-hydroxy-4-carboxy-5-ureidoimidazoline decarboxylase, with the translated sequence MTAFADWNGLGSEEAFVKVLACCGSRAFATRLVASRPYAGIDAAIAAADDIWWSLTEADWLEAFACHPRIGEQTSGASRQFTTWSKQEQSDVCNGDASVLDQIAKKNRAYEQRHGFIYIVCASGRSAGELLTILEDRLNNPTTVEINNAAEQQRQITSLRLRKLFTP
- the allB gene encoding allantoinase AllB, translated to MDRQAFLSSRVVLPEGIGPATVLVSGGHIESVTHGYAVPEGYTVQDFGADCLLPGLVDPHVHINEPGRAEWEGFATATRAAAAGGYTTLVDMPLNCLPETVTVEALEQKRAAAQGKCWVDWAPWGGIVRDNQQQIAPLAAAGVPGFKCFLIYPGIEGFTMVDENQLRAALPHVAGSGLPLLVHAELAAPLEEAEASLADADWTKYATYLASRPDEAEVSAIRLLIDLCREFKTPIHIVHLSSAQALAILGDARSEGLPITVETCPHYLHFAAEQIPDGATLFKCAPPIRNKINQNCLWEALLSGVIDFVASDHSPCPLEMKRHDTGDFKQAWGGIAGLSLSLPVLWTELRLRGLPLTYVGRWMAEAPAKLAGLSGRKGKIAAGFDADLVVFDPEAAFTVTPERLHFRHSVSPYVGENLFGTVKATFLRGSRVFSNNAFADQPLGMELRH
- a CDS encoding nucleoside deaminase, which translates into the protein MIALKGFPQMAADYSFMELAIDLAMKNVETGSGGPFGAVIVKDGKVIASAANCVTATNDPTAHAEIVAIRKACQALGSFQLDGCEIYTSCEPCPMCLGAMYWARPQEVYYANTRAHAAEAGFDDAFIYDEVPFAPHERTLKMSQLTLPQAQEHFDAWVASQIQVKY
- the dgt gene encoding dGTP triphosphohydrolase, with product MDLSACAVDGGGSQDPLTARAYPENAHAYRTAFERDRGRVTHARSFRRMAGKTQVFSNRYSDHFRSRLTHTLEVSQIARTVAGALGLNQELTETLALVHDIGHPPFGHAGERALDAAMREHGLIFDHNLHALRIVEHFEQRYAAHPGLNLTLGVREGIVKHSRDYKAADHPELAAYFLDQRPPLEAQLIDLADEIAYLTADIDDGLEAGILELQDVRKHVAIFDRAHTRMEQQHPRAASKLLLAGALTRMLNELTGDLIRETARRVKNAGATSLESIRRHPERFASLSPEREAERRQAKEYLHACLYVSEEILRNHKQAEEVVGGLFRDWVRNPELLPNAYFSMVARDGSPRVVADYIAGMTDSFILEHWRER
- a CDS encoding formimidoylglutamate deiminase, with protein sequence MTILFRPELVYTGDRFEGGKQIVVADDGIIQGIEDWSIADSGEVAGATIENLPGRAMLPGMIDVHSHSFQRTIRGSVESRLKAGPNFWSWRDAMYRAANRFSPEELYTIACMAFMEMALAGITTVGEFHYVHRDRDGSPYENPNEIALQVIRAANDVGIRIALLRVAYVRAGFNKPADAGQRRFIEPTSEEFLTNTDALRSALRESGESAWIGVAPHSIRAVPIDYLREITAWARSERLPVHMHVAEQPAENDACMEEYGTTPFALLDREGILEEKFTAIHGIHLSAGEIAALGRSGAIIGACPTTERNLGDGILPADALMRAGVRIAFGSDSLTQIDPLENARELEYNLRLKQLERAVLDNVDGTALPQRLFACSTVNGAASLGANAGTLAPGMPADFFSVDFHDPSIAGSGPEELLASIVFGLAKTAIAEVAVNGRFLVQGGRHQRQEAVIRDYAALMRRQAGVYD
- a CDS encoding M20 family metallo-hydrolase; protein product: MELHIDQPRLEDELDQLAAFSSEAAPVVTRIVFSPADRQARTWLKALFAEAGLSVREDAIGNTFARWVGSDPQLSPVGTGSHIDAIPNAGKYDGTVGVLGALEALRALQRSGFRPKRSIELLLFTAEEPTRFGIGCLGSRMLAGSLSPGAASELRDAEGASLDSLRGEAGFSGDLEQVLLPSGYYSAFVELHIEQGPILDTEGTAIGIVTSIAAPASFNIAIEGQGGHAGTVLMADRKDAFMAAAELATIIERLARSSGAVDTVATIGKCDLFPGAVNSIPSKVKLTLDLRDTDLARRDLLLESLYSACREIGERRGVAIEINQLNADSPAECSAVIISAIRRSCERHQISSRSMVSRAYHDSLFVSRIAPAGMIFIPCRDGISHRPDEYSSAEQITTGVLILAETLAHLANATEYPA
- the uraH gene encoding hydroxyisourate hydrolase; amino-acid sequence: MSGISTHVLDLSLGKPAANVPVRLYRFEFGHWVEIASRDTDADGRCDEVLPPQDVSAGSYRLIFQTGNYQDASFYPEVIVSFSVVPGSTHYHLPLLLSQHGYTTYRGS
- a CDS encoding allantoate amidohydrolase; this encodes MKSTASFRAHKVVEACQEIAGFSDNPAYLVRTYLSPATRRVHDFLRSWMDRLGMRPSIDAVGNLRGLYPGKRQNAGRLLIGSHIDTVPNAGAFDGVLGVIMGLALIEGLEADRLDYDIEIVAFSEEEGVRFGVPFIGSRALIGDIDAPLLQLTDPRGVSVAQAMESFGLNLSELHAALLNPATFAFLEFHIEQGPVLDQLNAPLGIVEAIAGQSRYELTFHGKANHAGTTPMSLRHDALTGAAEWIGAVEQQARITNGLVATVGRLEVTPGATNVIPSEVRLSLDLRHTDDATRHAAADDMEANGRQIASTRGLQLSLQKKLDQPAIPLDRGLRDSLAAAVAATGRDGHRMNSGAGHDAMVLARKLPSAMLFLRSPAGISHHPDETVLVEDVQAALDAGLYFLKHLNPPPTVQKNL
- the pucL gene encoding factor-independent urate hydroxylase; this encodes MALLGENRYGKSRVRLVKVNRESRVHSVCEWSVNILIQGDYENCFGSGDNSEVLPTDTMKNTVYSLARESTATCIEDFGKELAAHFLSNYSQARTVSIDIKETSWDHLMLDGHLHPTTFHQQSGERQTVIVTATRGGTVSVVAGISGLVILKTSDSSFSGYIKDRFTTLRETSDRLLGTDVTASWTYDSDSLHFDRVRPQVRTALLSAFAEHKSLSVQHTLFAMAAAALDQVANILDVTLTMPNKHCLLVDLSPFGQDNPNQIFVPTDEPHGYIEATVKRDL
- the argE gene encoding acetylornithine deacetylase, which produces MTDPAELLRELVGVSSVSRESNHGVISVAEVVLAQAGWRFRQYAYVDALGVVKTNLVAWPSQNSADDMHFRLALVCHTDTVPYSTNWADATKLIEDGPDLKGCGACDVKGFLACILAVAATIDAASLTKPLCIVLTADEEIGCLGARHLVESQALRADYAIIGEPTSLQPISAGKGYCLAEVTVNGREAHSAFPDNGKSAIFGAARLIVEIEKIAEQLKEFRRDNFSPPWTTLNVGEIQGGLAKNIVPPACRFLLEWRPVADQDPEFVLELVRGAVQRLEQLDPLFHCELKVLRVQEGFVSSPDSELLMSLIQATGKPPASVAFGTEAPWLQRLGAETVVFGPGSMNSAHSPREFVPREELYRCMDVLTEAIYNLCR
- the allE gene encoding (S)-ureidoglycine aminohydrolase, coding for MQNLGATRSTSKPTHLLQTPDTFVRTRLPGMRDAMAIVHASPANGARFAQYTAEMATTGSLDPVPAQRFIYVLDGAVTVTLSATQYALEQGGFAYLPQGLDHHVVASVDSRIEVFEKPYLALDGLEPPAAIFGRESDLPSQPLMGDTALQVRSLLPDTMAFDFAVNIMEYQPGAVLPMVEMHVMEHGLLMLQGGGIYRLDESWYPVTAGDFIWMAPYCPQWFGALGKVPAKYLIYKDWNRNPLA